Proteins encoded in a region of the Methylobacterium radiotolerans JCM 2831 genome:
- a CDS encoding NAD(P)-dependent oxidoreductase, with amino-acid sequence MALSQIAVIGLGAMGLPMANNLVAAGFTVRGYDLRPESRGAFAAAGGAAADTPAAAAAGVDALLLTVVNAAQAEDVLFAQGTLEALAPDGIVVLMATCPPRSVEHLAERVAASGRRFVDAPVSGGVVGAQAGTLTVMAAAPAGTLAALRPVLDALGDRIFHVGERPGQGATVKAVNQLLCGVHIAAAAEALALAGRIGVDLGVCLEILSGSSAASWMLRDRGPRMLEDAPRVTSAVDIFVKDLGIVLEAGRGAGAALPLAALAHQLFVSTAGRGDGAADDSQVIRAYRLLNGAGA; translated from the coding sequence ATGGCTCTGAGCCAGATCGCCGTCATCGGCCTCGGCGCCATGGGCTTGCCGATGGCGAACAACCTGGTCGCGGCGGGTTTCACCGTCCGCGGCTACGACCTGCGGCCCGAGAGCCGGGGCGCCTTCGCGGCGGCCGGCGGGGCCGCGGCCGACACGCCGGCCGCCGCCGCCGCGGGCGTCGACGCGCTCCTCCTCACAGTGGTGAACGCCGCGCAGGCCGAGGACGTGCTGTTCGCGCAGGGCACTCTCGAAGCCCTCGCGCCGGACGGCATCGTGGTCCTGATGGCGACCTGCCCGCCGCGATCGGTGGAGCACCTCGCCGAGCGCGTCGCGGCGTCCGGCCGCCGCTTCGTCGACGCGCCGGTCTCGGGCGGGGTCGTCGGCGCGCAGGCCGGCACCCTCACCGTCATGGCGGCGGCGCCCGCGGGGACCCTCGCCGCGCTGAGGCCGGTTCTCGACGCCTTGGGCGACCGGATCTTCCACGTCGGCGAGCGACCCGGACAGGGCGCCACCGTGAAGGCCGTCAACCAGCTCCTGTGCGGCGTGCACATCGCCGCCGCCGCCGAGGCGCTGGCGCTCGCCGGGCGGATCGGCGTCGACCTCGGCGTGTGTCTGGAGATCCTCTCGGGTTCCTCGGCCGCAAGCTGGATGCTGCGTGACCGCGGTCCCCGGATGCTGGAGGACGCGCCCCGGGTCACGAGCGCGGTCGACATCTTCGTCAAGGACCTCGGCATCGTGCTCGAAGCCGGCCGCGGCGCCGGGGCGGCGCTGCCGCTCGCTGCGCTCGCCCACCAGCTCTTCGTCTCGACCGCAGGGCGCGGCGACGGCGCCGCCGACGACAGCCAGGTGATCCGCGCCTACCGCCTGCTCAACGGCGCGGGGGCCTGA
- a CDS encoding TRAP transporter large permease subunit, with amino-acid sequence MQIDVAAVESTAGIGLSGPPLRARGWLRRLDAGLGYLVEIPAALLVLAEIAVLLGGVVSRYVFRDPIIWSDELASILFLWLAMLGAVVAFRRAEHMRMTAFVAMSGPRLRAFLETVALVAGLIFVALLLEPAFEFASEETFVQTPALELNNAWRAAALPIGLGLMLIVALIRLLETADWKLTAGALVLGGGVAAGLLALQPWLANLGNLNLLLFFVVGVGALVFSGVPIAFAFGLSTFAYIALTTDAPSMVVVGRMDEGMSHLILLAVPLFVFLGLLIEMTGMARAMVGFLASLLGHVRGGLHYVLVGAMYLVSGISGSKAADMAAVAPVLFPEMKARGAKEGDLVALLATTGAQTETIPPSIVLITIGSVTGVSITALFTGGLLPGLVLAATLCALVWWRYRREDLSHVARPSGRVIGRAFLVAIPALALPFVIRFAVVEGIATATEVSTIGIVYAALAGLLIYRQFEWRRLYPMLVTTATLSGAILLIIGAATGMAWALTQSGFSQTLAEVMKSLPGGALGFLFVSAFAFIILGSVLEGIPAIVLFGPLLFPIARAVGVHEVHYAMVVILAMGIGLFAPPFGVGYYAACAISRIHPDAGMRPIVGYIVALLIGLLVIILVPWFSIGFL; translated from the coding sequence ATGCAGATCGATGTTGCGGCCGTCGAGTCGACGGCTGGGATTGGGTTGTCGGGACCGCCACTGCGCGCCCGGGGCTGGCTGCGCCGGCTGGATGCCGGGCTCGGCTACCTCGTGGAGATCCCGGCGGCGCTGCTCGTCCTGGCCGAGATCGCGGTGCTGCTCGGCGGTGTCGTCAGCCGTTACGTGTTCCGTGACCCCATCATCTGGTCGGACGAACTCGCCTCGATCCTGTTCCTGTGGCTCGCCATGCTGGGCGCCGTGGTCGCCTTCCGGCGCGCCGAGCACATGCGCATGACCGCCTTCGTGGCCATGAGCGGCCCGCGTCTGCGCGCCTTCCTGGAGACCGTTGCTCTGGTCGCCGGCCTGATCTTCGTGGCCCTGCTGCTGGAGCCGGCCTTCGAGTTCGCCAGCGAGGAGACCTTCGTCCAGACGCCGGCTCTGGAGCTCAACAACGCCTGGCGCGCCGCCGCCCTGCCGATCGGCCTCGGCCTCATGCTGATCGTGGCCCTCATCCGCCTCCTCGAGACCGCCGACTGGAAGCTGACCGCGGGGGCGCTGGTCCTGGGCGGCGGCGTTGCCGCGGGCCTGCTGGCGCTGCAGCCGTGGCTCGCCAACCTCGGCAATCTCAACCTGCTGCTGTTCTTCGTCGTCGGCGTCGGCGCGCTGGTCTTCTCCGGTGTGCCGATCGCCTTCGCGTTCGGCCTCTCGACCTTCGCCTACATCGCGCTCACCACCGACGCGCCCTCCATGGTGGTGGTCGGCCGCATGGACGAGGGCATGAGCCACCTCATCCTGCTCGCTGTGCCGCTCTTCGTGTTCCTCGGCCTGCTGATCGAGATGACCGGCATGGCCCGCGCCATGGTCGGGTTCCTGGCCTCGTTGCTGGGCCACGTGCGCGGCGGCCTGCACTACGTTCTGGTCGGGGCGATGTACCTCGTCTCGGGCATCTCCGGCTCGAAGGCCGCCGACATGGCGGCCGTGGCGCCGGTGCTGTTCCCCGAGATGAAGGCCCGGGGCGCCAAGGAGGGCGATCTCGTCGCTCTGCTCGCCACCACCGGTGCGCAAACCGAAACAATCCCGCCCTCGATCGTGCTGATCACGATCGGCTCGGTCACCGGCGTCTCGATCACCGCCCTGTTCACCGGCGGCCTGCTCCCGGGCCTCGTTCTGGCCGCGACGCTGTGCGCGCTGGTCTGGTGGCGCTACCGCCGCGAGGACCTGAGCCACGTGGCTCGTCCGTCGGGCCGCGTCATCGGCCGCGCCTTCCTGGTCGCGATCCCGGCGCTCGCCCTGCCCTTCGTGATCCGCTTCGCTGTCGTCGAGGGAATCGCCACCGCCACCGAGGTCTCGACCATCGGCATCGTCTACGCGGCTCTGGCAGGTCTGCTGATCTACCGCCAGTTCGAGTGGCGGCGGCTCTACCCGATGCTGGTGACCACAGCGACCCTGTCCGGCGCGATCCTCCTGATCATCGGCGCGGCCACCGGGATGGCGTGGGCGCTGACGCAGTCGGGCTTCTCTCAGACGCTCGCCGAGGTAATGAAGAGCCTGCCGGGCGGCGCGCTCGGCTTCCTGTTCGTCTCGGCCTTCGCCTTCATCATCCTGGGCTCGGTGCTGGAGGGCATCCCGGCGATCGTGCTGTTCGGGCCGCTCCTGTTCCCGATCGCGCGGGCGGTCGGCGTCCACGAGGTCCACTACGCGATGGTGGTGATCCTCGCGATGGGAATCGGCCTGTTCGCCCCGCCCTTCGGCGTCGGCTACTACGCGGCCTGCGCCATCAGCCGGATCCATCCCGATGCCGGGATGCGCCCGATCGTCGGCTACATCGTGGCCCTGCTGATCGGCCTCCTCGTCATCATCCTCGTCCCCTGGTTCTCGATCGGCTTCCTCTGA
- a CDS encoding acyl-CoA synthetase, with product MVAAGAPRGGVAPCSRRVMNLAHFLRRAARRFPDAIGLAWGARHWTWAELDARVDAMAAALAARGVTKGDRVLVQARNSNQLFESMFVCFRLGAVWVPANFRQTPAEIAYLARASGASALICGAGFPDHAAAVREACPDLDRVVEIGGATFGADYDTLVADHRGAAAPVADVEHDDPCWFFFTSGTTGRPKAAVLTHGQMAFVITNHLCDLMPGTTEADASLVVAPLSHGAGIHQLAQVAAGTKTVLTAGERLDPAEVWALVEAWRVTNLFTVPTIVKLLTEHPAVAAHDHSSLRHVIYAGAPMYRADQQHALRVLGPVLVQYFGLGEVTGNITVLPPRLHAAEDGPDVKVGTCGFERTGMQVQIQDTVGRECSPGATGEICVCGPAVFAGYYDNPEANAAAFRDGWFRTGDLGHLDAEGFLFITGRASDMYISGGSNVYPREIEEKLLTHPAITEAAILGVPDPAWGEVGVAVCVARPGTAVEEGELIAWLSADVARYKLPRRVFFWDSLPKSGYGKVTKRAIREGLEERGDLPLDGRTVRQSR from the coding sequence ATGGTCGCCGCGGGGGCGCCGCGCGGCGGGGTCGCGCCGTGCTCCCGGCGGGTGATGAATCTCGCCCATTTCCTGCGGAGGGCCGCGCGCCGGTTTCCGGACGCGATAGGGCTCGCCTGGGGTGCGCGGCACTGGACCTGGGCCGAGCTCGACGCCCGTGTCGACGCGATGGCGGCGGCGCTCGCCGCCCGCGGCGTGACCAAGGGTGACCGCGTGCTGGTCCAGGCGCGCAACAGCAACCAGCTGTTCGAGTCGATGTTCGTCTGCTTCCGGCTGGGAGCGGTCTGGGTGCCGGCCAATTTCCGGCAGACACCCGCGGAGATCGCCTATCTGGCGCGCGCCAGCGGCGCCTCCGCGCTGATCTGCGGCGCGGGGTTTCCGGACCACGCCGCCGCCGTGCGCGAGGCCTGCCCCGACCTGGACCGCGTCGTCGAGATCGGGGGCGCAACCTTCGGAGCCGATTACGACACGCTTGTCGCCGACCATCGGGGCGCGGCCGCCCCCGTCGCCGATGTCGAGCACGACGATCCGTGCTGGTTCTTCTTCACCTCGGGGACGACGGGCCGCCCGAAGGCGGCGGTCCTGACGCACGGCCAGATGGCCTTCGTCATCACTAACCACCTCTGCGACCTGATGCCGGGCACGACGGAGGCCGACGCGTCCCTGGTCGTCGCGCCGCTGTCGCACGGGGCCGGCATCCACCAGCTCGCGCAGGTCGCGGCCGGCACCAAGACAGTGCTGACCGCCGGCGAGCGGCTGGACCCCGCGGAGGTCTGGGCCCTCGTCGAGGCGTGGCGCGTCACGAACCTCTTCACCGTGCCGACCATCGTGAAGCTACTGACCGAGCATCCGGCCGTGGCGGCGCACGATCATTCGAGCCTGCGCCACGTCATCTACGCGGGCGCGCCGATGTACCGGGCGGACCAGCAGCACGCGCTGCGGGTGCTCGGCCCGGTGCTGGTGCAGTATTTCGGCCTGGGCGAGGTGACCGGCAACATCACGGTGCTGCCGCCTCGCCTGCACGCGGCCGAGGACGGGCCGGACGTGAAGGTCGGCACCTGCGGGTTCGAGCGCACCGGCATGCAGGTCCAGATCCAGGACACGGTGGGCCGCGAATGTTCGCCCGGCGCCACCGGGGAGATCTGCGTCTGCGGCCCGGCCGTGTTCGCGGGCTACTACGACAATCCGGAGGCCAACGCGGCGGCCTTCCGCGACGGTTGGTTCCGGACCGGCGATCTCGGCCACCTGGACGCGGAGGGCTTCCTGTTCATCACCGGCCGCGCCTCGGACATGTACATCTCCGGCGGCTCGAACGTGTATCCGCGCGAGATCGAGGAGAAGCTCCTGACCCATCCGGCAATCACCGAGGCCGCGATCCTCGGCGTGCCGGATCCCGCCTGGGGCGAGGTCGGCGTCGCGGTCTGCGTCGCGCGTCCCGGAACCGCGGTGGAGGAGGGCGAGCTGATCGCGTGGCTGTCGGCCGACGTCGCCCGCTACAAGCTGCCGCGGCGCGTGTTCTTCTGGGACTCCCTGCCGAAGTCCGGCTACGGCAAGGTGACGAAGCGCGCGATCCGCGAGGGACTGGAAGAGCGGGGCGACCTGCCTCTCGACGGGCGGACGGTCCGACAGAGCCGATGA
- a CDS encoding TRAP transporter substrate-binding protein, translating to MSLDRTPLSRRRFLVTGSTALVAGTLAAPHVARAQKAEFTYKYANNLPDTHPMNIRAREMAEALRTETGGRFDLKIFPTSQLGSDTDTLSQLRSGSVEFFTMSPLILSTLVPNASINGIGYAFPSYDAVWPAMDGELGAWVRQQIAKAGLVAMEKIWDNGYRQTTSSTRPIATPDDFKGFRIRVPVSPLWTSMFKAFDAAPASINLNETYSALQTKIVEGQENPLAVISTTKFYEVQKYCSLTNHMWDGYWFLANRRAWERLPPDLRETVARHINAAGMKERADVAQLNANLQAELSKNGMVFNKPDPEPFRDKLRKAGFYAEWKGRYGEEGWSLLEKACGKLT from the coding sequence ATGTCACTGGACCGCACGCCCCTGTCCCGCCGCCGATTCCTGGTGACCGGCTCGACGGCCCTCGTCGCCGGCACGCTGGCGGCCCCGCACGTGGCGCGGGCGCAGAAGGCAGAGTTCACCTACAAATACGCCAACAACCTGCCCGACACGCACCCGATGAACATCCGCGCCCGCGAGATGGCGGAGGCGCTCCGCACTGAGACCGGCGGCCGGTTCGACCTCAAGATCTTCCCGACGAGTCAGCTCGGCTCCGACACCGACACGCTGAGCCAGCTGCGCTCGGGCAGCGTCGAGTTCTTCACGATGTCGCCGCTGATTCTCTCGACCCTGGTGCCCAACGCGTCGATCAACGGCATCGGCTACGCGTTCCCGAGCTACGATGCCGTCTGGCCGGCCATGGACGGCGAGCTCGGCGCCTGGGTCCGCCAGCAGATCGCCAAGGCCGGCCTCGTCGCCATGGAGAAGATCTGGGACAACGGCTACCGGCAGACCACCTCGTCCACCCGGCCGATCGCCACGCCCGACGACTTCAAGGGCTTCCGGATCCGCGTCCCGGTCTCGCCGCTCTGGACCTCGATGTTCAAGGCCTTCGACGCGGCACCCGCCTCGATCAACCTGAACGAGACCTACTCGGCCCTGCAGACCAAGATCGTCGAAGGCCAGGAGAACCCGCTCGCGGTCATCTCCACGACGAAGTTCTACGAGGTGCAGAAGTACTGCTCGCTCACGAACCACATGTGGGATGGGTACTGGTTCCTGGCGAACCGCCGCGCCTGGGAGCGCCTCCCGCCGGACCTGCGCGAGACGGTCGCCCGCCACATCAACGCCGCCGGGATGAAGGAGCGGGCCGATGTCGCCCAGCTCAACGCCAACCTGCAGGCGGAACTCTCGAAGAACGGCATGGTCTTCAACAAGCCCGACCCTGAGCCCTTCCGCGACAAGCTGCGGAAGGCCGGTTTCTACGCCGAGTGGAAGGGCCGGTACGGCGAGGAGGGCTGGTCGCTGCTCGAGAAGGCCTGCGGGAAGCTCACCTGA
- a CDS encoding ureidoglycolate lyase, translating to MSADPRTLVARPLTAEAFAPFGTVIDAAAVAPRPMNGGMARRFHDLAAVEVVGEGSRVVIGLVEAQPYPMPLRLDLVERHPLGAQAFLPLSAAPFLVVVCPDADGRPGPPRAFVTVPGQGICYARNTWHGVLTPYGQPQDFVVVDRGGPGANLEEHTFAEPWTVHLPGQD from the coding sequence GTGAGCGCGGACCCCCGCACGCTCGTCGCCCGGCCGCTCACGGCCGAGGCGTTCGCGCCATTCGGCACGGTGATCGACGCGGCCGCGGTGGCGCCGCGGCCGATGAACGGCGGGATGGCGCGCCGCTTCCACGACCTGGCGGCGGTCGAGGTCGTCGGCGAGGGCTCGCGCGTGGTGATCGGGCTCGTGGAGGCGCAGCCCTACCCGATGCCGCTGCGGCTCGACCTCGTTGAACGGCATCCGCTGGGCGCGCAGGCATTCCTGCCACTGAGCGCGGCGCCGTTCCTGGTGGTGGTCTGCCCGGACGCGGACGGGCGTCCCGGGCCGCCGCGCGCCTTCGTGACGGTGCCGGGGCAGGGGATCTGCTACGCGCGCAACACGTGGCACGGCGTGCTGACGCCCTACGGCCAGCCGCAGGACTTCGTCGTGGTCGACCGCGGCGGCCCGGGCGCGAACCTCGAGGAACACACCTTCGCCGAGCCCTGGACGGTGCATCTGCCCGGCCAGGACTGA
- a CDS encoding bifunctional allantoicase/(S)-ureidoglycine aminohydrolase, producing MSAGAYNPPCGGLPGQTRLMTGRAVFTEAYAVIPHGVMSDIVTSRLPGWDDAQAWILARPLSGFAETFAQYLMEVAPGGGSRAPEPEPQAQGVLFVVAGTASLTLDGARHPLRPGSYAYLAPGAAWALRNDGHEPVRFHWVRKAYQPAAGLDAPSSFVTHESAVEPAGMVGTDGAWATTRFVASDDLRHDMHVNIVSLRPGASIPFEETHVMEHGLFVLEGKAVYRLNRDWVEVEAGDFMWLRAFCPQACYAGGPGPFRYLLYKDVNRHPALAPRGLGR from the coding sequence ATGAGCGCTGGAGCCTACAATCCCCCCTGCGGAGGCCTGCCCGGCCAGACGCGGCTGATGACGGGCCGGGCGGTGTTCACCGAGGCCTACGCGGTGATCCCCCACGGCGTGATGAGCGACATCGTCACCAGCCGCCTGCCGGGCTGGGACGATGCCCAGGCCTGGATCCTGGCCCGGCCGCTCTCGGGCTTCGCTGAGACCTTCGCCCAGTACCTCATGGAGGTCGCCCCCGGCGGCGGCAGCCGGGCCCCCGAGCCGGAGCCGCAGGCGCAGGGCGTCCTGTTCGTGGTCGCCGGCACGGCCAGCCTCACGCTGGACGGCGCGCGCCACCCCCTGCGGCCGGGCAGCTACGCCTACCTCGCCCCCGGCGCCGCCTGGGCCCTGCGCAACGACGGCCACGAACCCGTGCGCTTCCACTGGGTCCGCAAGGCCTACCAGCCCGCCGCCGGCCTGGACGCGCCGAGCTCCTTCGTCACGCACGAGTCGGCGGTCGAGCCGGCCGGCATGGTCGGCACCGACGGCGCCTGGGCGACGACCCGCTTCGTCGCCTCCGACGACCTGCGACACGACATGCACGTCAACATCGTCAGCCTGCGCCCGGGCGCCTCGATCCCCTTCGAGGAGACCCACGTCATGGAGCACGGACTGTTCGTGCTGGAAGGCAAGGCGGTCTACCGGCTCAACCGCGACTGGGTCGAGGTCGAGGCGGGCGACTTCATGTGGCTGCGCGCCTTCTGCCCGCAGGCCTGCTACGCGGGTGGCCCGGGCCCGTTCCGGTACCTGCTGTACAAGGACGTCAACCGGCACCCGGCGCTGGCGCCGCGCGGGCTCGGCCGGTGA
- a CDS encoding dicarboxylate/amino acid:cation symporter, with protein MKRLFGSLFGQVVAALMIGILVGRLWPDFAVTLKPLGDVFIKLIKMVVAPLVFGVVVHGIVGAGDLRKVGRVGLKSLIYFEVVTTIALTLGLVLAYVVAPGHGMNVDLATLDAKSLASYTDRVGQVTGTVDFLMKLVPTTFVDAFAKGDILQVLLLALLFGSGLSLLGERGKPLADSLERITEVLFRIIGFIVRLAPLGVLGAVAFTVGKYGVGSLKQLSMLVVLFYAGVALFVVLVLGGIMRLAGFSLFKLLVYLREELTVVAGTASSDCVLPQVMRKMERLGIKESTVGLVIPTGYSFNLDAFSLYLTLATVFIAQATNTDLSFGHLMLILGIALLTSKGAHGVPGSAIVVLAATLSAVPEIPVIGLVLVLSVDWFVGIARALGNLIGNCVATVVIAAWEGDIDRAQANRVLNGEDTTDTAEILDAPVAEPHTA; from the coding sequence TTGAAGCGCTTGTTCGGGTCGCTGTTCGGGCAGGTTGTCGCCGCCCTGATGATCGGCATCCTCGTCGGCCGGCTCTGGCCCGACTTTGCCGTCACCCTGAAGCCGCTGGGCGACGTCTTCATCAAGCTCATCAAGATGGTTGTCGCGCCGCTGGTCTTCGGCGTCGTCGTGCACGGCATCGTCGGTGCGGGCGACCTTCGGAAAGTCGGCCGCGTCGGCCTCAAATCCCTGATCTATTTCGAGGTGGTGACGACCATCGCGCTCACGCTGGGCCTCGTCCTCGCCTACGTCGTCGCGCCCGGTCACGGGATGAACGTCGATCTGGCGACGCTGGATGCCAAGTCGCTCGCCAGCTACACCGACCGGGTCGGTCAGGTGACGGGCACCGTCGACTTCCTGATGAAGCTGGTGCCGACGACCTTCGTCGACGCCTTCGCCAAGGGCGACATCCTCCAGGTCCTCCTCCTCGCGCTCCTGTTCGGCTCCGGCCTCTCGCTCCTCGGCGAGCGCGGCAAGCCCCTGGCCGACAGCTTGGAGCGCATCACCGAGGTCCTGTTCCGGATCATCGGCTTCATCGTGCGGCTGGCGCCGCTCGGCGTGCTCGGCGCGGTCGCCTTCACGGTCGGCAAATACGGCGTCGGCTCCCTCAAGCAGCTCAGCATGCTGGTGGTGCTGTTCTACGCGGGGGTGGCGCTCTTCGTGGTCCTGGTGCTCGGCGGCATCATGCGGCTCGCCGGCTTCAGCCTGTTCAAGCTGCTCGTCTACCTGCGCGAGGAACTGACCGTCGTGGCCGGAACCGCCTCCTCCGACTGCGTGCTCCCGCAGGTCATGCGCAAGATGGAGCGGCTCGGCATCAAGGAATCGACCGTCGGCCTCGTGATTCCGACCGGCTACTCTTTCAACCTCGACGCGTTCTCCCTCTACCTGACCCTCGCCACGGTGTTCATCGCCCAGGCGACCAACACCGACCTGTCGTTCGGCCACCTGATGCTGATCCTCGGCATCGCGCTCCTGACCTCGAAGGGCGCCCACGGCGTGCCAGGCTCGGCGATCGTCGTCCTCGCCGCGACGCTCTCGGCGGTTCCCGAGATCCCGGTGATCGGGCTGGTCCTCGTCCTGTCGGTCGACTGGTTCGTCGGCATCGCCCGCGCGCTCGGGAACCTGATCGGCAATTGCGTGGCGACCGTCGTCATCGCCGCCTGGGAAGGCGACATCGACCGGGCGCAGGCCAACCGCGTCCTGAACGGCGAGGACACCACCGACACGGCGGAGATCCTCGACGCACCGGTCGCGGAGCCGCACACCGCGTGA
- a CDS encoding LysR family transcriptional regulator, with protein MELRHLRYFVAVAKHLSFTAAAESLGVAQPPLSQQIRDLEDEIGTALFERTTRRVALTRAGQDFHMQAINLLERAAEAVERARAIGAGTAGIINVGLTGSMLAGPLGHAIRSFAQAYPAVDLRIHEMSPDRQIAMLKAGQTDVSFLRAPPQDADLVRVRAWSETVKAVLPNGHRLARGRLRLADLRDERFVFLRMSDSLFAKYLWDCCVEAGFVPTITHQAVEAASLTSLVASGLGIAIIPEYVARLAHAGVVYRPLDGPRIRADVFALWTPAKAALVGNFVDLVRDSQKTAD; from the coding sequence ATGGAACTGCGCCATCTCCGCTACTTCGTCGCCGTCGCCAAGCACCTGAGCTTCACCGCCGCGGCGGAGAGCCTCGGCGTCGCGCAGCCGCCGCTCAGCCAGCAGATCCGCGATCTGGAGGACGAGATCGGGACGGCCCTCTTCGAGCGGACGACCCGGCGCGTGGCGCTGACACGGGCCGGTCAGGACTTTCACATGCAGGCCATTAACCTGTTGGAGCGGGCCGCCGAGGCCGTCGAGCGGGCTCGGGCCATCGGCGCGGGCACCGCCGGCATCATCAATGTCGGGTTGACGGGCTCGATGCTGGCCGGGCCGCTCGGTCACGCGATCCGCAGCTTCGCGCAGGCCTACCCGGCCGTGGATCTGCGGATCCACGAGATGTCGCCGGACCGTCAGATCGCGATGCTGAAGGCCGGCCAGACCGACGTGAGCTTCCTGCGGGCCCCACCGCAGGATGCCGATCTGGTCCGAGTCCGCGCGTGGAGCGAGACCGTGAAGGCCGTCCTGCCGAACGGGCACCGCCTCGCGCGGGGCAGGCTGCGGCTCGCTGACCTGCGCGACGAGCGGTTCGTGTTCCTGCGCATGTCCGACTCGCTGTTCGCCAAATACCTCTGGGATTGCTGCGTCGAGGCCGGGTTCGTCCCCACCATCACCCATCAGGCCGTCGAGGCCGCCTCGCTGACGAGCCTCGTCGCGTCCGGCCTGGGCATCGCCATCATCCCGGAATACGTCGCCCGGCTGGCGCACGCCGGCGTGGTCTACAGGCCGCTGGACGGGCCCCGCATCCGCGCCGACGTCTTCGCGCTGTGGACCCCTGCGAAAGCCGCTCTGGTCGGCAACTTCGTCGATCTGGTCCGCGACAGTCAGAAGACCGCCGACTAG
- a CDS encoding acyl-CoA thioesterase — translation MPSQFIRSAAWAPTIALSWFWGLGFFYAIHVTLTYGWLGFLAFALPNATGLGLFGWVLGAPRRNLDTIVAAVQGPYALLFMGAQFFAVAITIFGFAAYAWIPLFGHEAAVGVVALVLVACSIGHAVPLRGIRVIHGGALVVGLAAGAVLLGGLPGHGSGWEVPLQAFDERFYGLVIPSLVGFLLGPWMDIQQWQRAVEIRRSGGSVRAAYVTGALLFLGLLTINALLAARAELGTPIISSDGVPGAYAAVAQAIGRDPAAGAVAAFVIWTAIAAATTIDSFYTATRWLGTSITARSNSPLLAFVPAGLVASPVWILGAALATAAAAIWANLSLLYLMMPFATLLVGAAACLVCETLGATRRYDSVLASMIGATACLIFATGYLAPSWALLAIAPLIGLIGALPMIAEILGWRAAPPVAELIPAAERTPRAAPVPVAVDQTDAVASHGFDGHWFVLRLIPTYDDTNSVGNVYFANYVRWVGKARELFFNICMPNFDLKSTDFYILTKSFHHDFRREAMEFEPVTVRISIASHNRKFVTLAHEIHSEVNGLLGRGEQSLMFVDTVHYRPLDIPRTIIEGFLPYWPKTSPHAVAGGGGPTEVAPLGV, via the coding sequence ATGCCTTCCCAGTTCATCCGCTCCGCGGCCTGGGCGCCCACGATTGCTTTGTCGTGGTTCTGGGGGCTCGGGTTCTTCTACGCGATCCATGTGACGCTCACCTACGGCTGGCTCGGGTTTCTTGCCTTCGCGCTGCCGAACGCGACGGGGCTCGGCCTGTTCGGCTGGGTCCTCGGCGCGCCCCGCCGGAACCTCGACACGATCGTGGCCGCCGTTCAGGGGCCGTACGCCCTGCTGTTCATGGGGGCACAGTTCTTCGCCGTCGCGATCACGATCTTCGGATTCGCCGCCTACGCGTGGATCCCGCTGTTCGGCCACGAGGCCGCCGTCGGCGTGGTCGCGCTGGTCCTCGTCGCCTGCTCGATCGGCCACGCGGTCCCGCTGCGCGGCATCCGGGTCATCCACGGCGGGGCGCTGGTTGTGGGGCTCGCGGCGGGCGCGGTCCTGCTCGGAGGGCTGCCCGGGCACGGGAGCGGCTGGGAGGTCCCGCTCCAGGCCTTCGACGAGCGCTTCTACGGGCTCGTCATCCCCTCGCTCGTCGGCTTCCTGCTCGGGCCCTGGATGGACATCCAGCAGTGGCAGCGCGCCGTGGAGATCCGGCGGTCGGGCGGATCGGTGCGCGCGGCCTACGTCACCGGCGCGCTCCTGTTCCTCGGTCTCCTGACGATCAACGCGCTGCTCGCCGCGCGGGCGGAACTCGGCACGCCGATCATCTCGTCGGATGGTGTTCCGGGAGCCTACGCGGCCGTGGCGCAGGCGATCGGTCGCGACCCCGCGGCCGGCGCTGTTGCGGCCTTCGTCATCTGGACGGCGATCGCCGCCGCGACCACGATCGACAGTTTCTACACCGCCACGCGCTGGCTCGGGACATCGATCACGGCGCGCAGCAACTCGCCGCTCCTCGCTTTCGTGCCGGCGGGACTGGTGGCGTCGCCGGTCTGGATCCTCGGTGCCGCGCTCGCCACCGCGGCGGCGGCGATCTGGGCGAACCTCTCGCTCCTCTACCTGATGATGCCCTTCGCCACGCTCCTCGTCGGGGCGGCGGCGTGTCTCGTATGCGAGACGCTCGGCGCGACGCGCCGGTACGACTCGGTCCTCGCGTCCATGATCGGAGCGACGGCGTGCCTGATCTTCGCGACGGGCTACCTGGCGCCGAGTTGGGCGCTGCTCGCCATCGCGCCGCTGATCGGCCTGATCGGCGCCCTCCCGATGATCGCGGAGATCCTCGGCTGGCGCGCGGCGCCGCCGGTCGCTGAGCTGATCCCGGCGGCGGAGCGAACGCCGCGGGCGGCGCCGGTACCCGTCGCGGTGGACCAGACGGATGCCGTGGCGTCACACGGGTTCGACGGCCACTGGTTCGTCCTGCGCCTGATCCCGACCTACGACGACACCAATTCGGTCGGGAACGTCTATTTCGCCAACTACGTCCGCTGGGTCGGCAAGGCGCGCGAGCTGTTCTTCAACATCTGCATGCCGAATTTCGACCTGAAATCGACGGACTTCTACATCCTGACAAAGTCCTTCCATCACGATTTTCGCCGAGAGGCGATGGAGTTCGAGCCTGTCACGGTCCGGATCTCGATCGCGAGCCACAACCGGAAATTCGTGACCCTGGCGCACGAGATCCACAGCGAGGTCAACGGGCTGCTCGGGCGGGGTGAACAGTCGCTGATGTTCGTGGACACCGTCCACTATCGGCCCCTCGATATCCCGCGGACCATCATCGAGGGCTTCCTGCCGTACTGGCCGAAGACGTCTCCGCACGCCGTCGCGGGTGGGGGCGGCCCGACCGAGGTCGCGCCCCTCGGCGTCTGA